One genomic window of Vicia villosa cultivar HV-30 ecotype Madison, WI unplaced genomic scaffold, Vvil1.0 ctg.004153F_1_1, whole genome shotgun sequence includes the following:
- the LOC131641832 gene encoding uncharacterized protein LOC131641832 — protein sequence MPSPKNHRKERLDKRSSSFHGDKAMATATIRRPITAPDLVSYRNSMVPVTEGLPRHPPKLLLKVTVLGSLGPVQILLKPESTVGDLVNAAVRQYVKEGRRPILPSNVASDFDLHYSQFSLESLCRDDKLMKLGSRNFFMCPRNTPHAAEGISGTCKDGGVTVSSCGKEVDNCGGGGGGFGWFKLLHFRL from the exons ATGCCAAGTCCCAAGAACCACAGGAAGGAAAGGCTAGATAAACGATCTTCGTCTTTTCACGGTGACAAAGCCATGGCTACCGCCACAATCCGCCGTCCGATAACCGCTCCTGATCTCGTATCTTACCGGAACAGCATGGTTCCGGTAACGGAAGGTCTTCCAAGACATCCTCCGAAGCTTCTCCTGAAGGTTACCGTTCTCGGAAGCCTTGGTCCTGTTCAGATACTGTTGAAGCCGGAATCAACCGTCGGTGATCTCGTGAACGCGGCGGTTCGGCAGTATGTTAAGGAAGGTCGCCGTCCGATTTTACCTTCAAACGTTGCCTCCGATTTCGACCTTCACTATTCACAGTTTAGTTTAGAAA GTTTGTGTAGGGATGATAAACTAATGAAACTTGGATCTAGAAACTTCTTTATGTGTCCGAGAAACACTCCCCATGCAGCGGAGGGTATTTCTGGAACATGCAAAGACGGTGGCGTTACGGTGTCGTCGTGTGGCAAAGAGGTTGATAATTGTGGTGGTGGCGGAGGTGGTTTTGGGTGGTTCAAACTTCTGCATTTCAGGCTGTAA
- the LOC131641837 gene encoding uncharacterized protein LOC131641837 encodes MDNNVTVNQGATRRTHTYTFHREGMVQLGQLGELVTGHNETVFSDNYGNILSLLYSRVDEWALSTLLQFYDPDICCFTFSDYQLAPTLEEYSYLLNIKIQHRVPFVCVPKKPRLDYIANALYLSLGDVHDNWKKNGDTHGFYMSFLVEKAQEFADKGIWEAFNAILAALIYGIVMFPNIHKFVDLAAICLFMDKNPIPTLLADTYYSIPSRHGKRGAIRGCLPLLYKWFKSHLPASGPFVTSTQKWSQRIMGLTANDIVWYQFRTGISEVIIRCGNFGNVPLIGTRGCINYNPVLALRQLGYTMKSGPSDREIYQSVYFEKRADPVALEEIRKAWNNIHIGERSTLGAKNAIAMEPYTDWVKERVKTLLLPFPEVPLLYAQPPKISETMVSRERFDQVRVANLRLKEKDRDMDLKRYFLKQTKNEPARELKTLKGESSQARKRVRIEKDGKAVAAPTEDPQKVIEKTIKEEKEKLRRESPPDLLDGVSNVLYIETLLFVYEPTRLRELL; translated from the exons ATGGATAACAACGTGACCGTCAATCAAGGAGCTACAAGGCGCACACACACTTATACTTTCCATCGCGAGGGTATGGTTCAATTGGGACAATTGGGTGAATTGGTCACTGGTCATAATGAAACAGTGTTCAGTGACAATTATGGCAACATATTATCTCTTCTGTACTCGCGTGTCGACGAATGGGCCTTatctactcttcttcagttctacGACCCAGATATCTGTTGTTTCACATTTTCAGATTATCAGCTAGCTCCCACTCTCGAAGAGTACTCTTACCTCCTcaacatcaagattcaacacagagTGCCTTTTGTTTGTGTCCCGAAGAAACCTAGGTTGGATTacattgccaacgctctttatttgagcttggGAGATGTTCATGATAACTGGAAGAAGAATGGTGATACTCATGGCTTCTACATGAGTTTCCTGGTTGAAAAAGCTCAAGAATTTGCTGACAAAGGAATATGGGAGGCTTTCAATGCTATTTTGGCCGCTCTGATCTATGGAATTGTGATGTTTCCcaacattcacaagttcgttgattTGGCTGCTATATGTCTTTTTATGGACAAGAATCCAATACCCACCCTATTGGCTGACACATATTATTCCATTCCCTCTCGGCATGGTAAAAGGGGGGCTATTCGAGGTTGCTTGCCGCTGTTATATAAATGGTTCAAATCTCACTTGCCTGCTAGTGGTCCGTTTGTTACCTCTACTCAGAAATGGTCTCAGAGAATCATGGGACTTACTGCAAACGACATCGTGTGGTATCAATTCCGAACAGGCATATCTGAAGTCATTATTAGGTGCGGAAACTTTGGTAACGTCCCGCTCATTGGGACAAGAGGATGTATTAACTACAACCCAGTTCTAGCTCTTCGTCAATTGGGCTATACCATGAAGAGTGGGCCTTCGGATAGGGAGATTTACCAATCCGTGTACTTTGAAAAGAGAGCTGACCCTGTAGCGCTTGAGGAAATCAGGAAGGCCTGGAATAACATTCATATAGGTGAGAGATCCACTCTGGGAGCCAAGAATGCCATTGCTATGGAGCCCTACACCGATTGGGTTAAGGAGAGAGTCAAGACACTTTTGTTACCATTCCCGGAAGTTCCTCTCTTGTATGCACAACCTCCGAAGATATCAGAAACTATGGTATCAAGGGAACGTTTTGACCAGGTCCGCGTCGCCAATTTGAGACtgaaagagaaagatagagataTGGATTTGAAGCGCTATTTCCTTAAACAGACAAAGAATGAACCGGCCCGTGAACTTAAAACTCTCAAAGGAGAGTCTTCTCAAGCCAGGAAGAGGGTTAGAATTGAAAAGGACGGAAAAGCTGTTGCTGCTCCTACTGAAGACCCTCAAAAGGTTATAGAAAAGACTataaaggaagaaaaagagaagCTCAGACGAGA ATCACCACCAgatttgttggatggggtctctaATGTTCTTTATATTGAAACATTGTTATTTGTGTATGAACCTACTCGCCTTAGGGAGCtattatga
- the LOC131641840 gene encoding histone deacetylase HDT1-like, translating to MEFWGAEVKVGESVKVDPQEFEACIHLSQAALGESKKDKANESVVIYLKVGDQKLVLGTLNREKIPQTTLELVLDKEFELSHSSKTSSVHFCGYKAYYPDNDSEGEDDFSDSDEEEIPLAKPIENGKPETKSADQTVAEAKKAPAKIGASAKQVKVVDPKEENDDDSDDESDDDLDSSDEEMGDADSEDEDESDEEETPVKKVDQGKKRANESASKTPVPSKKSKNSTPEKTDGKKAVHTATPHPKKGGKTPGSEAKSPKSGGQLSCSSCSKTFNSETGLSQHSKAKHGAQ from the exons ATGGAGTTCTGGG GTGCTGAGGTTAAGGTTGGTGAATCTGTCAAGGTTGATCCACAAGAATTTGAAGCTTGCATTCATCTTTCtcag GCTGCACTTGGTGAATCTAAGAAAGACAAAGCTAatgagtctgttgttatttactTGAAAGTTGGTGACCAGAAGCTTGTTTTGGGAACTCTTAACAGGGAGAAGATTCCTCAGACAACTCTTGAGTTGGTTCTGGACAAGGAGTTTGAGCTTTCTCACAGTTCTAAAACTTCCAGTGTCCATTTCTGTGGATACAAAGCTTACTACCCTGACAATGA TAGTGAGGGAGAAGATGACTTTTCTG ATAGTGATGAGGAGGAAATTCCTTTGGCCAAACCCATAGAAAATG GGAAACCAGAAACAAAGTCTGCAGACCAGACAGTTGCTGAAGCTAAGAAGGCTCCTGCCAAGATTGGGGCATCTGCTAAACAAGTGAAAGTCGTTGATCCTAAGGAGGAAAACGATGACGATTCTGAtgatgaatctgatgatgatcTTGATAGCTCTGATGAAGAG ATGGGTGATGCTGATAGTGAAGATGAGGATGAGAGTGATGAAGAAGAGACTCCTGTGAAGAAG GTGGACCAGGGGAAGAAGAGGGCTAATGAATCTGCATCTAAAACCCCAGTTCCTTCCAAGAAGTCAAAAAATTCCACTCCTGAGAAAACTG ATGGTAAGAAAGCTGTGCATACAGCAACTCCTCACCCCAAGAAAGGTGGAAAGACTCCAGGCAGTGAGGCCAAATCTCCCAAGTCTGGAGGACAACTCTCTTGCAGTAGCTGCAGCAA GACATTCAACTCTGAAACCGGACTTAGCCAGCATAGCAAGGCCAAACATGGTGCTCAGTAA